One Paucidesulfovibrio longus DSM 6739 genomic window carries:
- a CDS encoding ABC transporter ATP-binding protein, producing the protein MVERNDITPLLEVRDVAKHFDISGGLLDQIKWQGGKMARVRTVVKAVNGVSFRILPGETLSVVGESGCGKSTLGRAIMRIHKPTSGEVLYRGKRIDNLSSNDIKPYRRKMQMVFQDPYASLNPRMNVRQILEEPVRFHNPSWDRGQVKDHVFKTLEHVGLDPAWNKQFPHEFSGGQRQRISIARALVLDPEFIVADEPIAALDVSIQAQILNLLMEMQSELDLTYLFISHDLSVVEHISTRVAVMYLGHLCELAPVREIFENPRHPYTQALLSAIPRLGGGKREHIRLTGDVPTPINLPTGCVFHGRCRFADARCRAEVPRIVELDTGGRVACHAVEEKRI; encoded by the coding sequence ATGGTCGAACGAAACGATATCACTCCCCTGCTCGAAGTCCGCGACGTCGCCAAGCACTTCGACATCTCCGGCGGCCTGCTGGACCAGATCAAGTGGCAGGGCGGCAAGATGGCGCGCGTGCGCACCGTGGTCAAGGCCGTGAACGGCGTGTCCTTCCGCATTCTGCCGGGCGAGACGCTCTCCGTGGTCGGCGAGTCCGGCTGCGGCAAGTCCACCCTGGGCCGGGCCATCATGCGCATCCACAAGCCCACCTCCGGCGAGGTCCTCTATCGCGGCAAGCGCATCGACAACCTCTCCAGCAACGACATCAAGCCGTATCGGCGCAAGATGCAGATGGTCTTCCAGGATCCTTACGCCTCCCTGAACCCGCGCATGAACGTGCGCCAGATTCTGGAAGAGCCGGTGCGCTTCCACAACCCGTCCTGGGACCGGGGACAGGTCAAGGACCACGTCTTCAAGACCCTGGAGCATGTGGGCCTGGACCCGGCCTGGAACAAGCAGTTTCCGCACGAATTCTCCGGCGGCCAGCGCCAGCGCATCTCCATCGCGCGCGCCCTGGTGCTCGACCCGGAATTCATCGTGGCCGACGAGCCCATCGCCGCGCTGGACGTTTCCATCCAGGCGCAAATCCTGAACCTGCTCATGGAAATGCAGAGCGAGCTGGACCTGACCTACCTGTTCATCAGCCACGACCTCTCCGTTGTGGAGCACATCTCCACGCGCGTGGCCGTGATGTACCTCGGCCACCTCTGCGAGCTGGCCCCCGTGCGGGAGATATTCGAAAATCCCCGCCACCCCTACACCCAGGCCCTGCTTTCGGCCATTCCCCGGCTGGGCGGCGGCAAGCGCGAGCACATCCGCCTGACGGGCGACGTGCCCACGCCCATCAACCTGCCCACGGGCTGCGTTTTCCACGGCCGCTGCCGTTTCGCCGACGCGCGATGCAGGGCCGAGGTTCCGAGGATCGTGGAGCTGGACACCGGTGGCCGTGTGGCCTGCCACGCCGTGGAAGAGAAACGGATCTAA
- a CDS encoding ABC transporter ATP-binding protein, translated as MQPLLEVKKLCVEFDMRGNVLRALRDVSFTVGKGERVGLVGESGAGKTLTGFSILNLISKPGYIADGSILFEGRDLADLSIEEIRDIRGNRISMIFQDPMMTLNPVLNIRTQMVETILAHMDVSEKEAEAIALDKLRRVYIPSPEKRLDQYPHEFSGGMRQRIVIAISLLTSPALIIADEPTTALDVTIQAEIMDLLLELCRDEGMGLLLITHDLAVVSEVTQKIAVMYAGRIVEMGTTRDVVDRPEHPYTKGLIGALPQSCGKGQKLKQIPGIMPSLAKLPSGCSFHPRCELCQDICKREVPMPETKASGRQVACFMVK; from the coding sequence ATGCAGCCGCTGCTTGAAGTCAAGAAACTCTGCGTGGAATTCGACATGCGCGGCAACGTCCTGCGCGCCCTGCGCGACGTGAGCTTCACCGTGGGCAAGGGCGAGCGCGTCGGGCTCGTGGGCGAATCCGGCGCGGGCAAGACCCTGACGGGCTTCTCCATCCTGAACCTGATCAGCAAGCCCGGATACATCGCGGACGGCTCGATCCTCTTCGAGGGCCGCGACCTCGCGGACCTGAGCATCGAGGAAATCCGGGACATCCGGGGCAACCGCATCTCCATGATCTTCCAGGATCCGATGATGACCCTCAATCCGGTCCTGAACATCCGCACCCAGATGGTCGAAACCATCCTGGCCCACATGGACGTGAGCGAAAAGGAAGCCGAGGCCATCGCCCTGGACAAGCTCCGCCGGGTCTACATCCCCTCTCCGGAAAAACGGCTCGACCAGTATCCGCACGAGTTCTCCGGCGGCATGCGCCAGCGCATCGTCATCGCCATCTCGCTGCTGACGAGCCCCGCCCTGATCATCGCGGACGAGCCCACCACGGCGCTCGACGTGACCATCCAGGCCGAGATCATGGACCTGCTCCTGGAACTCTGCCGGGACGAGGGCATGGGCCTGCTGCTCATCACCCACGACCTGGCCGTGGTCAGCGAAGTCACCCAGAAGATCGCGGTGATGTACGCGGGGCGCATCGTGGAGATGGGCACGACCCGCGACGTGGTGGACCGCCCCGAACACCCCTACACCAAGGGACTCATCGGCGCCCTGCCCCAAAGCTGCGGCAAGGGCCAGAAGCTGAAGCAGATTCCGGGCATCATGCCTTCCCTGGCCAAGCTTCCTTCGGGCTGCTCCTTCCACCCCCGCTGCGAACTTTGCCAGGACATCTGCAAGCGCGAGGTTCCCATGCCCGAAACCAAGGCATCCGGCAGGCAGGTGGCCTGCTTCATGGTGAAATAA
- a CDS encoding ABC transporter permease, whose amino-acid sequence MQTRSRWRRFRESYFLHDFLKDKVALTSFIVLALLLILGLGAPLFAPSNPYDPTTYDLVNAEKPPAFMEHGVAQFPLGTDAQGRDMLSTMLYGMRVSLIIGFGAVAMQGIIGIVIGLISGYFGGRVDSALMRLADVQLSFSTYMVAIFISAVFQAAFGVAMYEHIAIPLLILVIGFAEWPQYARTVRASVLAEKKKEYVEAARVIGLSKRRIMFRHILPNTLSPVFVISTIQVANAIMSEAALSFVGLGMPVTKPSLGSLINVGFEYIFSGSWWITLFPGIVLVILVLVINLLGDWLHDYLNPKLYKG is encoded by the coding sequence ATGCAGACCAGAAGCAGATGGCGTCGCTTCAGGGAATCCTATTTCCTGCACGACTTCCTCAAGGACAAGGTCGCGCTGACCAGCTTCATCGTGCTCGCGCTCCTGCTGATCCTCGGCCTGGGAGCGCCGCTCTTCGCCCCCTCCAATCCCTACGACCCGACGACCTACGACCTCGTCAACGCGGAAAAGCCCCCGGCGTTCATGGAGCATGGCGTGGCGCAGTTCCCCCTGGGCACGGACGCCCAGGGCCGCGACATGCTTTCGACCATGCTCTACGGCATGCGCGTCTCGCTGATCATCGGCTTCGGCGCGGTGGCCATGCAGGGCATCATCGGCATCGTCATCGGCCTGATCTCCGGCTACTTCGGAGGACGGGTGGACTCGGCGCTGATGCGGCTGGCGGACGTGCAGCTCTCCTTCTCGACCTACATGGTGGCAATCTTCATCTCGGCGGTATTCCAGGCCGCGTTCGGCGTGGCCATGTACGAACACATCGCCATCCCGCTGCTGATCCTGGTCATCGGCTTCGCGGAGTGGCCCCAGTACGCGCGCACCGTGCGCGCCTCGGTCCTGGCCGAAAAGAAAAAGGAATACGTCGAGGCGGCCCGCGTCATCGGCCTGTCCAAGCGGCGGATCATGTTCCGGCACATCCTGCCCAACACCCTCTCGCCCGTGTTCGTCATCTCCACCATCCAGGTGGCCAACGCGATCATGAGCGAGGCGGCCCTCTCCTTCGTGGGCCTGGGCATGCCCGTGACCAAGCCGTCCCTCGGCTCGCTCATCAACGTGGGCTTCGAGTACATCTTCAGCGGCTCCTGGTGGATCACCCTCTTCCCCGGAATCGTGCTCGTGATCCTGGTGCTGGTCATCAACCTCCTCGGCGACTGGCTCCACGACTACCTGAACCCCAAACTCTACAAGGGATAG
- a CDS encoding ABC transporter permease encodes MAAFIIRRILQAFMVMVIIGFIGFAIKQSLGDPVRELTGISVSAEERDALRDKLGLNDPFVVQFGRFLYNAAHGDLGRSFFYKKPAMEVILAKAPATLELVFCSAVLIVFLSVPLGIYCAIRPKRLFAKLVMGGSTVGVSIPVFLTAIMLIYIFSIELHWLPSFGRGETVNIHGWHTGLLTLDGLKHLIMPTVALSSIMLPLFIRLIRSEMMEVLENDYIKYAWAKGLPPMRVWIVHAFRNTLLPVITVGGVQLGVMIAFTILTETVFSWQGMGFMFIEAVERADSSLMVAYLVVVGFIFVVVNTVVDIIYGLVNPTVRITGRK; translated from the coding sequence ATGGCAGCCTTCATCATCAGGCGCATCCTGCAAGCCTTCATGGTCATGGTCATCATCGGCTTCATCGGATTCGCCATCAAGCAAAGCCTGGGCGACCCCGTCCGCGAGCTTACGGGCATCTCGGTCTCCGCGGAAGAACGCGACGCGCTCCGCGACAAGCTCGGTCTCAACGATCCCTTCGTGGTCCAGTTCGGCCGCTTTCTCTACAACGCCGCCCACGGCGACCTCGGCCGCTCCTTCTTCTACAAGAAACCGGCCATGGAGGTCATCCTGGCCAAGGCGCCGGCCACCCTGGAACTGGTCTTCTGCAGCGCGGTGCTCATCGTCTTTCTTTCCGTGCCCCTCGGCATCTACTGCGCCATAAGGCCGAAGCGGCTCTTCGCCAAGCTGGTCATGGGCGGCTCCACAGTGGGCGTGTCCATCCCGGTCTTCCTGACCGCGATCATGCTCATCTACATTTTTTCCATCGAGCTGCACTGGCTGCCTTCCTTCGGCAGGGGAGAAACCGTCAACATCCACGGCTGGCACACGGGACTTTTGACCCTCGACGGCCTCAAGCACCTGATCATGCCCACGGTGGCGCTCTCCTCGATCATGCTTCCGCTGTTCATCCGGCTGATCCGTTCCGAGATGATGGAAGTGCTGGAAAACGACTACATCAAGTATGCCTGGGCCAAGGGCCTGCCCCCCATGCGCGTCTGGATCGTGCACGCCTTCCGCAACACGCTCCTTCCGGTCATCACCGTGGGCGGCGTCCAGCTCGGCGTGATGATCGCCTTCACCATCCTCACGGAAACGGTCTTCTCCTGGCAGGGCATGGGCTTCATGTTCATCGAGGCCGTGGAACGGGCCGACTCGTCGCTGATGGTCGCCTACCTCGTGGTCGTGGGATTCATCTTCGTGGTCGTGAACACGGTCGTGGACATCATTTACGGTCTGGTCAACCCGACCGTGCGCATCACGGGGAGGAAATAG
- a CDS encoding ABC transporter substrate-binding protein has product MKRLFLVFALAMALLLAGCGGDEKKAEEGAAPEKAAETAPEVSKVTLRLAMDADPVSLDPQVQLSGGMLQYSHMVFDPLVRWAKDGSIEPRLAYKWEQIDPKTMRFYLVQGVKFHSGNPFTAKDVAWTLERLKKSQDFKGLFEPFEKAVPVDDYTVDIVTKQPYGLLLSMATYIFPMDSVFYSGTDDQGQPKDAIVKTDHSFANVNESGTGPYVVESREQGVKTVFTRFADYWDKQSKGNVEQIVLTPISNDASRVAALLSGDVDFIMPVPPQDLERVQGNPDLQLVIMGGSRIITLQMNQKSQPAFADPKVRQAIVYAVNNQGIVDTIMKGFATAAGQQAPEGFAGYVPELTPRFDLEKAKQLMAESSYPDGFECTMIAPNNRYVNDEKIAEAFVSMVSKIGIKVSLKTMPKAQYWDEFDAQVADVQMIGWHPDTEDSANYTEFLLMCRNAETGYGQYNSGNYCNPKVDELILASQIETDLAKRSEMLQEVERILYEDAAFVPLHWQNLSWASKKGMSIEDIVNVQNFPYFGDLVIE; this is encoded by the coding sequence ATGAAACGTTTGTTCCTGGTTTTCGCCCTGGCGATGGCCCTGCTCCTCGCGGGCTGCGGCGGCGACGAAAAAAAGGCCGAGGAAGGCGCAGCCCCTGAAAAGGCCGCTGAAACGGCTCCCGAAGTTTCCAAGGTTACCCTGCGTCTGGCCATGGACGCCGACCCCGTCTCCCTGGACCCGCAGGTCCAGCTCTCCGGCGGCATGCTCCAGTATTCCCACATGGTTTTCGATCCGCTGGTCCGCTGGGCCAAGGACGGCTCCATCGAACCCCGCCTGGCCTACAAGTGGGAACAGATCGACCCCAAGACCATGCGCTTCTACCTGGTGCAGGGCGTCAAGTTCCACTCCGGCAACCCCTTCACCGCCAAGGACGTGGCCTGGACCCTGGAGCGTCTGAAGAAGTCCCAGGACTTCAAGGGCCTGTTCGAGCCTTTTGAGAAGGCCGTGCCCGTGGACGACTACACCGTGGACATCGTCACCAAGCAGCCTTACGGCCTGCTGCTCTCCATGGCCACCTACATCTTCCCCATGGACAGCGTGTTCTACTCCGGCACCGACGACCAGGGCCAGCCCAAGGACGCCATCGTCAAGACCGACCACTCCTTCGCCAACGTCAACGAGTCCGGCACCGGCCCCTACGTTGTCGAGTCCCGCGAGCAGGGCGTGAAGACCGTCTTCACCCGCTTCGCCGACTACTGGGACAAGCAGTCCAAGGGCAACGTGGAGCAAATCGTCCTGACCCCGATCTCCAACGACGCCTCCCGCGTGGCCGCGCTGCTTTCCGGCGACGTGGACTTCATTATGCCCGTTCCCCCGCAGGATCTGGAGCGCGTCCAGGGCAACCCGGACCTTCAGCTCGTGATCATGGGCGGCTCGCGCATCATCACCCTGCAGATGAACCAGAAGAGCCAGCCCGCCTTCGCCGACCCGAAGGTCCGCCAGGCCATCGTCTACGCCGTGAACAACCAGGGCATCGTGGACACCATCATGAAGGGCTTCGCCACCGCCGCCGGACAGCAGGCCCCCGAGGGCTTCGCCGGCTACGTGCCCGAGCTGACCCCCCGCTTCGACCTCGAGAAGGCCAAGCAGCTCATGGCCGAATCCTCCTACCCGGACGGCTTCGAGTGCACCATGATCGCCCCGAACAACCGCTACGTGAACGACGAGAAGATCGCCGAGGCCTTCGTTTCCATGGTCTCCAAGATCGGCATCAAGGTCAGCCTGAAGACCATGCCCAAGGCCCAGTACTGGGATGAGTTCGACGCCCAGGTGGCCGACGTGCAGATGATCGGCTGGCATCCCGACACCGAGGACTCCGCGAACTACACCGAGTTCCTGCTGATGTGCCGCAACGCCGAGACCGGCTACGGCCAGTACAACTCCGGCAACTACTGCAACCCCAAGGTGGACGAGCTGATCCTCGCCTCCCAGATCGAGACCGACCTTGCCAAGCGCAGCGAAATGTTGCAGGAGGTCGAGCGGATTCTGTACGAGGACGCCGCCTTCGTGCCTCTGCACTGGCAGAACCTTTCCTGGGCCTCCAAGAAGGGCATGAGCATCGAAGACATCGTCAACGTTCAGAACTTCCCCTACTTCGGCGACCTGGTCATCGAGTAG
- a CDS encoding DMT family transporter: MADQKKAYLFGLATVLLWSTVATAFKLSLQAMRPAQLLFYAGMVSTLVLAAILASRGGLRDALRCSRAEWLRSLALGALNPFLYYLILFKAYDLLPAQEAQPLNYTWAITLALLSIPLLRQRLSRFDLLAVFVGYAGVVVISTHGDPLGMRFASPLGVALALLSTVVWALYWIFNTRETREPVAALFLNFLLGMPLVGLWCAFFDGFAVADAVGLFGAAYVGLFEMGITFVLWLTALKYSENTAKVGNLIFLSPFLSLVFIHFLLGEEILPSTYAGLGLIVAGLLLQRAGRRG, from the coding sequence ATGGCGGATCAAAAAAAAGCGTACCTTTTCGGGTTGGCCACTGTGCTGCTCTGGTCCACGGTGGCCACCGCCTTCAAGCTTTCGCTCCAGGCCATGCGGCCCGCGCAATTGCTGTTCTACGCGGGGATGGTGTCCACCCTGGTCCTGGCGGCCATTCTCGCCTCGCGCGGCGGACTGCGGGATGCCCTGCGCTGCTCCCGCGCCGAATGGCTGCGGTCCCTGGCGCTCGGCGCGTTGAATCCCTTTCTCTATTATCTCATCCTGTTCAAGGCGTATGACCTGCTGCCCGCGCAGGAGGCCCAGCCGCTGAACTACACCTGGGCCATCACCCTGGCCCTGCTTTCCATTCCCCTGCTTCGGCAGCGGCTTTCCCGGTTCGACCTGCTGGCCGTGTTCGTGGGCTATGCGGGCGTCGTGGTCATCTCCACCCACGGCGATCCGCTGGGCATGCGCTTCGCTTCGCCCCTGGGCGTGGCCCTGGCCCTGCTTTCCACCGTGGTCTGGGCGCTATACTGGATATTCAACACCAGGGAGACGCGCGAGCCCGTGGCCGCGCTGTTTCTCAACTTCCTGCTCGGAATGCCCCTGGTGGGCCTCTGGTGCGCATTTTTCGACGGCTTCGCCGTGGCCGATGCCGTCGGGCTGTTCGGCGCGGCTTACGTCGGCCTGTTCGAGATGGGCATCACCTTCGTGCTGTGGCTCACGGCCCTGAAGTATTCGGAAAACACGGCCAAGGTGGGCAACCTGATCTTCCTCTCCCCGTTTCTGTCCCTTGTTTTCATTCATTTTCTATTGGGCGAGGAGATTTTGCCCTCGACCTATGCGGGCCTGGGATTGATCGTCGCCGGGCTGCTGCTTCAGAGGGCGGGCAGGCGCGGCTAG
- a CDS encoding PilZ domain-containing protein, with the protein MRELDISPEGRIACSVDFQELRPQYGDRILIKPAGLDYRLPTSFVGMEPRSYVIVRLSALGLNQHQVYPLLEKGNSLKMFINCDDMLVGFLADSLAFNAAPYRHLYISYPAVGESFTLRQHDRFECHLPATVETLDGVTKGMLLDISRCGCRACLDYPDSAEPPGKGALVDLTFSLLSRDRTNTMLCEVRNVSRAKGRLVLGLLFVDPGKTEQDRLESFLAFLERYRPPAQNARR; encoded by the coding sequence ATGCGAGAACTGGACATCTCCCCCGAAGGGCGCATCGCTTGCAGCGTCGATTTCCAGGAACTGCGGCCTCAATACGGCGACAGGATCCTGATCAAGCCCGCCGGGCTCGACTATCGGCTGCCCACCAGCTTCGTGGGCATGGAGCCGCGCAGCTACGTCATCGTGCGGCTCTCCGCCCTGGGGCTGAACCAGCATCAGGTCTACCCGCTGTTGGAAAAGGGCAACTCGCTGAAGATGTTCATAAACTGCGACGACATGCTCGTGGGCTTCCTCGCCGACTCCCTGGCCTTCAACGCCGCTCCCTACCGCCACCTCTACATCTCATATCCCGCGGTCGGCGAATCCTTCACCCTGCGGCAGCACGACCGCTTCGAATGCCACCTGCCTGCGACCGTGGAAACCCTGGACGGGGTCACGAAGGGAATGCTGCTGGACATCAGCCGCTGCGGTTGCCGCGCCTGCCTGGATTATCCCGATTCTGCCGAGCCTCCGGGAAAGGGCGCGCTGGTGGACCTGACCTTCTCCCTGCTCAGCCGGGATAGGACGAACACCATGCTTTGCGAGGTCCGCAACGTCAGCCGGGCCAAGGGCCGACTCGTGCTCGGCCTGCTCTTCGTGGATCCGGGAAAAACGGAGCAGGACCGGCTGGAATCGTTTCTCGCCTTTCTGGAGCGCTACCGGCCTCCCGCGCAAAACGCCCGCCGCTGA
- a CDS encoding PilZ domain-containing protein, with protein MPQRTDLEFNPAFGSPLLLRPEGFEGELKTYFIGMEPSRYVICSLGNALADKAALAALRDKTRRTRLFYLRQGVMCGFTVRIQGFKTSPFGHLYLSFPEIAQTFNLRLHDRIDCHLPAKIAAPAGSGQGMISNISKGGCRMSLLSGADPLHWLCEGECYDLAMQLPTLAEPLHCFCRLSQRIGRSSEAGLLQLGLQFQSFDPDQEKRIEAFIRLVSEYRI; from the coding sequence ATGCCACAACGCACCGACTTGGAATTCAATCCGGCTTTCGGCAGCCCTCTCCTGCTTCGCCCCGAAGGATTCGAAGGCGAGCTGAAAACCTATTTCATCGGCATGGAGCCATCGCGGTACGTGATCTGCTCGCTGGGCAACGCCCTGGCGGACAAGGCGGCCCTGGCCGCTCTGCGCGACAAGACCCGCCGCACCCGGCTCTTCTATCTCCGGCAGGGGGTCATGTGCGGCTTCACGGTGCGCATCCAGGGCTTCAAGACATCCCCCTTCGGCCACCTCTACCTCTCGTTTCCGGAAATCGCCCAGACCTTCAACCTGCGGCTTCACGACCGCATCGACTGCCACCTGCCCGCGAAGATCGCGGCTCCGGCAGGCTCCGGCCAGGGCATGATCAGCAACATCAGCAAAGGCGGCTGCCGCATGTCCCTGCTGTCCGGAGCGGACCCTCTGCACTGGCTCTGCGAAGGGGAATGCTACGATCTGGCAATGCAGCTGCCCACGCTCGCAGAGCCGCTGCACTGCTTTTGCCGCCTGTCCCAACGCATCGGGAGATCATCGGAGGCCGGACTGCTGCAATTGGGCCTGCAATTCCAGAGCTTCGACCCCGACCAGGAAAAACGCATCGAAGCCTTCATACGCCTCGTTTCGGAATACAGGATCTGA
- a CDS encoding helicase HerA-like domain-containing protein, with the protein MASGLERLVVASNGTDFGILPGMANRHGLIAGATGTGKTVTLRVLAEAFSDAGVPVFLADVKGDLATLAEPGGDHPKVAERVALLGLSGFAYRAYPVTFWDVFGELGHPLRTTISELGPLLLTRLLDLNETQAGVLQLAFRIADDEGLLLLDLKDLRLLLRHVGDNAKAYQLEYGNVSAASVGAIQRRLLELEEQGADRLIGEPALNLDDLLQIDRDGRGMINVLSAERLMRSPRVYATMLLWLLSELFENLPEVGDPEKPRLVFFFDEAHLLFDDMPEALLEKIELVVRLIRSKGVGVFFVTQNPLDVPDKVLGQLGNRVQHALRAFTPRDQRAVRAAAETFRINPELNVENVITELGTGEALVSFLDRKGAPGMVERAFVLPPKSRLGTMDRRTRDAIIRESVLFGQYEKEVDRESAYEILTERRTRDEEQARELAAQREREKAEQAAKPRASRRQSLGEAFITSAARSIGSALGRKIIRGVLGGFLR; encoded by the coding sequence ATGGCAAGCGGCTTGGAGCGACTGGTCGTCGCGAGCAATGGAACGGATTTCGGCATCCTGCCGGGCATGGCCAACCGTCACGGGCTCATCGCCGGGGCCACGGGCACCGGCAAGACCGTGACCCTGCGCGTCCTGGCCGAGGCGTTTTCCGACGCGGGCGTGCCCGTGTTTCTGGCCGACGTGAAGGGCGACCTGGCCACCCTGGCCGAGCCCGGCGGCGACCACCCCAAGGTGGCGGAACGGGTCGCGCTGTTGGGGCTGTCCGGTTTCGCCTACCGGGCTTATCCCGTGACCTTCTGGGACGTTTTCGGCGAGCTGGGCCACCCGCTGCGCACGACCATTTCCGAGCTGGGGCCGCTGCTGCTCACGCGGCTTCTGGACCTCAACGAAACCCAGGCGGGCGTGCTGCAACTGGCCTTCCGCATCGCGGACGACGAGGGACTGCTCCTGCTCGACCTCAAGGATCTGCGCCTGCTGCTGCGGCATGTGGGCGACAACGCCAAGGCGTATCAGCTCGAATACGGCAACGTCTCCGCGGCCAGCGTGGGCGCCATCCAGCGGCGGCTGCTGGAGCTGGAGGAGCAGGGCGCGGACCGGCTCATCGGCGAGCCCGCGCTGAACCTCGACGATTTGCTCCAGATCGACCGCGACGGACGCGGCATGATCAACGTGCTTTCCGCCGAGCGCCTGATGCGCTCGCCCCGCGTCTACGCCACCATGCTGCTCTGGCTGCTTTCGGAGCTGTTCGAAAACCTGCCGGAGGTGGGCGATCCGGAAAAGCCGAGGCTCGTGTTCTTCTTCGACGAGGCGCACCTGCTCTTCGACGACATGCCCGAAGCCCTGCTGGAAAAGATCGAGCTGGTGGTCCGGCTGATCCGCTCCAAGGGCGTGGGCGTCTTCTTCGTGACCCAGAATCCTCTCGACGTGCCGGACAAGGTGCTCGGCCAGCTCGGCAACCGCGTGCAGCACGCGCTGCGCGCCTTCACCCCCCGCGACCAGCGCGCGGTCAGGGCCGCCGCCGAGACGTTCCGCATCAATCCGGAGCTGAACGTTGAAAACGTGATCACCGAGCTGGGCACGGGCGAGGCCCTGGTTTCCTTCCTGGACCGCAAGGGCGCGCCCGGCATGGTGGAGCGCGCCTTCGTGCTGCCGCCGAAGAGCCGCCTGGGAACCATGGACCGCCGCACCCGCGACGCGATCATCCGCGAGAGCGTGCTTTTCGGGCAGTACGAGAAGGAAGTGGACCGCGAATCCGCCTACGAGATTCTCACCGAGCGGCGCACCCGCGACGAGGAACAGGCCAGGGAGCTGGCTGCGCAGCGCGAAAGGGAAAAGGCGGAACAGGCCGCAAAGCCCCGCGCCTCGCGGCGGCAGTCCCTGGGCGAGGCCTTCATCACCAGCGCGGCCCGCTCCATCGGTTCGGCCCTTGGGCGCAAGATCATCCGGGGCGTGCTCGGCGGGTTCCTGCGCTGA
- a CDS encoding M48 family metallopeptidase → MKTVFLCLVACFLFACAPKTHSPEVDGRSVAAEDAKQNELVAQMQKERYQRLVDVSDPLLRNNVEICGAKVATSFGVDFVRSGDLDGTRGRYLAKAFHLGPKLTATLLPVHGQAYRAGMREGDELVSVNGKPVPEGKRAGARLLELLKDEVKTSPVVTFKVLRRNVPWSFVVRGVPSCNMPVLLENNLDINAYADGKSVVVATGMLNFASDEELAVIIGHEMAHNAMLHPEQGQAAAEAGLYLDMALEWLSGVPSGYFFTQTGRNAYSHAQEFEADYVGMYIAARGGYAVDKATEFWRKVSATLGQVNQDSNSHPNTPERYLKIQAIADEIWLKKSKGEPLLPEMKDGGPFKAPSLEEKEKRETAEAGEKASSTPGFAGGSSK, encoded by the coding sequence ATGAAGACCGTATTCCTGTGCCTCGTTGCCTGCTTCCTCTTTGCCTGCGCTCCCAAAACTCACAGTCCCGAGGTAGACGGCCGCTCCGTGGCCGCGGAGGACGCCAAGCAGAACGAACTGGTCGCCCAAATGCAGAAGGAGCGGTATCAGCGCCTCGTGGACGTGAGCGATCCGCTGCTGAGGAACAATGTGGAAATCTGCGGCGCAAAGGTCGCCACCTCCTTCGGGGTGGATTTTGTCCGCAGCGGCGACCTGGATGGGACACGGGGGAGATACCTGGCCAAGGCGTTCCATCTTGGCCCGAAGCTCACGGCCACGCTGCTTCCCGTCCACGGTCAGGCCTACCGCGCGGGCATGCGCGAGGGCGACGAACTGGTCTCCGTGAACGGCAAGCCGGTCCCCGAGGGCAAGCGCGCCGGAGCGAGGCTGCTGGAATTGCTGAAGGACGAGGTGAAGACCTCGCCGGTGGTCACCTTCAAGGTTCTGCGCCGCAACGTGCCCTGGAGTTTTGTGGTCCGTGGCGTCCCGTCCTGCAACATGCCGGTGCTTTTGGAAAACAACCTGGATATCAACGCCTATGCCGACGGCAAGTCGGTCGTTGTGGCCACGGGCATGCTCAATTTTGCATCAGACGAGGAACTGGCCGTGATCATCGGCCACGAGATGGCCCACAATGCCATGCTGCATCCGGAGCAGGGGCAAGCAGCGGCCGAAGCGGGCCTCTACCTCGACATGGCGCTGGAATGGCTCAGCGGCGTGCCTTCGGGCTATTTCTTCACGCAGACCGGGCGCAATGCCTACAGCCATGCACAGGAGTTCGAGGCGGACTATGTGGGCATGTACATCGCGGCCCGGGGGGGCTACGCCGTGGACAAGGCCACGGAGTTCTGGCGTAAAGTGTCGGCGACCTTGGGACAGGTGAACCAGGACAGCAATTCGCACCCCAACACGCCGGAGCGCTATCTAAAGATCCAGGCCATCGCGGACGAGATCTGGCTGAAGAAGAGCAAGGGTGAGCCGCTGCTGCCGGAGATGAAGGACGGCGGGCCGTTCAAGGCTCCCTCGCTGGAAGAGAAGGAGAAGAGGGAGACGGCCGAGGCAGGGGAGAAGGCCTCCTCGACCCCAGGATTTGCGGGCGGCAGTTCGAAGTAG